The Streptomyces cynarae genome contains a region encoding:
- a CDS encoding SigB/SigF/SigG family RNA polymerase sigma factor has product MRITVKAKQHPHDDAPDTTDAFAQLRGLPDGPERQALRDEIVRSWLPMAERIARRYRGRGESVEDLCQVAALGLVKAVDRYEPARGYAFESYAIPTITGEIKRHFRDHMWVLHVPRRVQDLRNRVRAAVKEIGQETPGHGPTVAEIAEHAHLSEDDVRVGLEAMDSFTALSLDAEVAGSDDGYALGDALGDSDAGYDLIVDREAVKPCLRSLPERERTILYLRYFRGMTQSRIASQLGISQMHVSRLLSGCCARVREEALSDSA; this is encoded by the coding sequence ATGCGCATCACGGTCAAGGCCAAGCAACACCCGCACGACGACGCCCCTGACACCACCGACGCCTTCGCTCAGCTGCGCGGGCTGCCCGACGGCCCAGAGCGGCAGGCGCTGCGCGACGAGATCGTCCGGTCGTGGCTGCCGATGGCCGAGCGCATCGCCCGGCGCTACAGAGGCAGGGGCGAGTCCGTCGAGGATCTGTGCCAGGTGGCCGCCCTCGGGCTGGTCAAGGCGGTCGACCGCTATGAGCCGGCGCGCGGCTACGCGTTCGAGAGTTATGCCATTCCCACCATCACCGGTGAGATCAAGCGGCACTTCCGGGACCACATGTGGGTCCTGCACGTACCGCGGCGTGTTCAGGACCTGCGCAACCGGGTGCGGGCGGCCGTCAAGGAGATCGGACAGGAGACCCCGGGGCACGGCCCGACCGTCGCAGAGATCGCCGAGCACGCGCACCTCAGCGAGGACGATGTTCGGGTGGGACTGGAAGCCATGGACAGCTTCACCGCGCTCTCCCTGGACGCGGAGGTCGCCGGCAGCGACGACGGCTACGCGCTCGGCGACGCCCTCGGCGACTCAGACGCCGGCTACGACCTGATCGTCGACCGGGAGGCCGTCAAGCCGTGTCTGCGCTCCCTGCCCGAGCGCGAGCGAACCATCCTCTATCTGCGCTATTTCCGGGGGATGACCCAGAGCCGCATCGCGAGCCAGCTCGGCATCTCCCAGATGCACGTCTCGCGCCTGCTCAGCGGATGCTGTGCGCGTGTGCGTGAGGAGGCCCTTTCCGACAGCGCCTGA